The following proteins are co-located in the Microbacterium sp. SORGH_AS_0888 genome:
- a CDS encoding PRD domain-containing protein → MGDLRGRRGRNGPSAVHKVLNNNVVVSLDEQGRERVLMGRGLGFQLKPDDPIDPEKVEKTFVLQTGAEGDRERRLLAGAPYAVIEAVTDAVDQAERELGHDLGRRIVITVLDHISFVLERLDEGIRIPSAQMPELRVLHPQEFRAAENMAAHIGAALERELPAEEAVFLTMHLLNATRDEPNGTAALLFRRVQHVASVVETGLGVTLDVESPDYARFVLHVQFLLQRLVSKTMLRSSDTSFFEFAKRSYPRSYEIALQVKDYVHAATGSDLTDEELLYVIVHVERLATQVGVSAGDTDGGGSAGEVLR, encoded by the coding sequence ATGGGGGACCTCCGAGGGCGCAGGGGACGCAACGGGCCGTCGGCCGTGCACAAGGTGCTGAACAACAACGTCGTCGTCTCCCTCGACGAGCAGGGTCGCGAGCGCGTGCTCATGGGGCGCGGGCTGGGCTTCCAGCTCAAGCCCGACGACCCGATCGACCCCGAGAAGGTCGAGAAGACCTTCGTGCTGCAGACCGGCGCGGAGGGCGACCGCGAGCGCCGGCTGCTGGCCGGCGCTCCCTACGCCGTCATCGAGGCCGTCACGGATGCCGTCGACCAGGCCGAACGCGAGCTCGGCCACGATCTGGGCCGCCGCATCGTCATCACGGTCCTCGACCACATCAGCTTCGTGCTCGAACGGCTCGACGAGGGGATCCGCATCCCCTCCGCCCAGATGCCGGAGCTACGGGTCCTCCACCCGCAGGAGTTCCGCGCCGCCGAGAACATGGCCGCCCACATCGGCGCGGCGCTCGAGCGCGAGCTCCCCGCGGAGGAGGCCGTGTTCCTGACGATGCACCTGCTGAACGCGACGCGCGACGAGCCCAACGGCACGGCCGCACTGCTGTTCCGGCGCGTGCAGCACGTCGCGAGCGTCGTGGAGACGGGGCTCGGCGTCACCCTCGACGTCGAGAGCCCCGACTACGCGCGCTTCGTCCTGCACGTGCAGTTCCTGCTGCAGCGGCTGGTCTCGAAGACCATGCTGCGATCGAGCGACACCTCCTTCTTCGAGTTCGCCAAGCGCAGCTACCCCCGCTCGTACGAGATCGCACTCCAGGTCAAGGACTACGTGCACGCGGCCACCGGATCCGACCTGACCGACGAGGAGCTGCTCTACGTCATCGTGCACGTCGAACGCCTCGCGACGCAGGTCGGCGTGAGCGCCGGCGACACGGACGGTGGCGGGAGCGCCGGGGAGGTGCTACGGTAA
- a CDS encoding beta-glucoside-specific PTS transporter subunit IIABC — MDYSKTASGVLSGVGGEENVTSLVHCMTRLRFVLKDESKADAAALKAVPGVVTVAQAGGQYQVVIGNEVPEVFAAIGKISRFGGSSAAAEPADEGPKGNLFNRFIKMISGVFTPVLWALAGTGLLKAFLSAAVTFGWIDATTSTYVVLNSLSDAFINFLPLALAITAARYFKASEFTSFAIGAALLYPAATALVGAEGLTFFGIPFTMVNYVSSVIPIIIVVWLQSHAERFLYAKLPAAVRRFLTPMIIVLVAVPLVFVVIGPISSVLSGWVGAAIGWVFATVPWLGGAIMGGLWQVFVIFGLHWGLVPLFQLELQTTGRMLLIAPVFAAVLAQAAAVAGVWVRARDKNLKSLAAPATLSGFLAGITEPAIYGINLPLKRPFAFGIVGGAIGGAIISLGGVFSTAFVVPSGLAVTALLGNGNMVFLGIGLLAAIVIPFLLVVLVGFKEPSAQAPAPESTDLQVLSPVDGTVVPLSETPDAAFADGSLGQGVAIRPRSGALYAPFDATIVAAFPTGHAIGLRHADGAEVLIHIGIDTVKLGGEHFALKVTSGQQVAAGDLLVEFDREAITAAGYDLTTPVVVTNPDLYPTIGSPASGPIAHGEPLFVAVAVEQVVAAS, encoded by the coding sequence ATGGACTACTCGAAGACAGCATCCGGCGTCCTCTCGGGCGTCGGCGGGGAAGAGAACGTCACCTCGCTCGTGCACTGCATGACGCGACTGCGCTTCGTCCTGAAGGACGAGAGCAAGGCGGATGCGGCGGCGCTGAAGGCCGTGCCGGGAGTGGTGACCGTCGCACAGGCCGGCGGCCAGTACCAGGTCGTCATCGGCAACGAGGTGCCCGAGGTCTTCGCGGCGATCGGCAAGATCTCCCGCTTCGGCGGGTCGTCCGCGGCGGCCGAGCCGGCCGACGAGGGCCCCAAGGGGAACCTCTTCAACCGCTTCATCAAGATGATCTCGGGGGTCTTCACGCCTGTGCTGTGGGCACTGGCCGGCACGGGGCTGCTGAAGGCGTTCCTCTCCGCCGCCGTCACCTTCGGCTGGATCGATGCGACGACCTCGACCTATGTCGTGCTCAACTCCCTCTCGGACGCGTTCATCAACTTCCTGCCCCTGGCGCTGGCCATCACGGCGGCGCGCTACTTCAAGGCATCCGAGTTCACCTCGTTCGCGATCGGCGCGGCACTGCTGTATCCGGCGGCGACCGCGCTGGTCGGTGCCGAGGGGCTGACGTTCTTCGGCATCCCCTTCACGATGGTCAACTACGTCTCCAGCGTGATCCCGATCATCATCGTCGTGTGGCTGCAGAGCCACGCCGAGCGCTTCCTCTACGCGAAGCTCCCGGCCGCCGTGCGCCGGTTCCTCACCCCCATGATCATCGTGCTGGTGGCGGTTCCGCTCGTCTTCGTCGTCATCGGCCCGATCTCGTCTGTCCTCAGCGGGTGGGTCGGAGCCGCCATCGGCTGGGTCTTCGCCACCGTGCCGTGGCTCGGCGGCGCGATCATGGGCGGCCTGTGGCAGGTGTTCGTGATCTTCGGCCTGCACTGGGGCCTCGTGCCGCTGTTCCAGCTCGAGCTGCAGACCACGGGTCGCATGCTGCTCATCGCCCCCGTCTTCGCCGCCGTGCTGGCCCAGGCCGCCGCGGTCGCGGGCGTCTGGGTGCGGGCCCGCGACAAGAACCTCAAGTCGCTCGCCGCTCCGGCGACCCTGTCCGGATTCCTCGCCGGCATCACCGAGCCCGCGATCTACGGCATCAACCTGCCGCTCAAGCGCCCGTTCGCCTTCGGCATCGTCGGCGGCGCGATCGGCGGCGCGATCATCTCGCTGGGCGGTGTCTTCTCGACCGCGTTCGTCGTGCCGTCCGGACTGGCGGTGACCGCGCTCCTGGGCAACGGCAACATGGTGTTCCTGGGGATCGGCCTGCTGGCGGCCATCGTCATCCCGTTCCTGCTCGTGGTGCTCGTCGGCTTCAAGGAGCCGAGCGCCCAGGCGCCCGCCCCGGAGAGCACCGACCTCCAGGTGCTGAGCCCCGTCGACGGGACCGTCGTGCCGCTGAGCGAGACCCCGGATGCCGCCTTCGCCGACGGGTCGCTCGGTCAGGGCGTGGCGATCCGGCCTCGCAGCGGCGCACTGTACGCCCCCTTCGACGCGACGATCGTCGCCGCGTTCCCCACCGGCCACGCGATCGGGCTGCGGCATGCCGACGGCGCCGAGGTCCTCATCCACATCGGGATCGACACGGTCAAGCTGGGCGGCGAGCACTTCGCGCTCAAGGTCACGAGCGGTCAGCAGGTCGCGGCCGGTGACCTGCTGGTCGAGTTCGACCGGGAGGCGATCACCGCCGCCGGCTACGACCTCACGACCCCGGTCGTCGTGACGAACCCCGATCTCTACCCGACGATCGGATCCCCGGCGTCCGGCCCGATCGCGCACGGCGAGCCGCTGTTCGTGGCCGTCGCCGTGGAGCAGGTCGTCGCTGCGAGCTGA
- a CDS encoding glycoside hydrolase family 1 protein, with protein MNTSTPFPPSFLWGGATAANQVEGAYAEGGKGLSVQDVMPQGIVGPRTAAPTPDNLKLEAVDFYHRYAEDIALFAKMGFRVYRFSIAWSRIFPLGDESEPNEEGLAFYDRVLDELEKHGIEPLVTISHYETPLHLAETYDGWTDRRLIGFYENYARTLFERYGSRVRYWLTFNEINSLLHAPFMSGGINTPKEELSDAQLYQAMHHELVASARATRIAHEIAPNAQIGCMVLSMPTYPLTPSPADALAVMDFDHSNLVYGDVHTRGAYPGYFLRTLGEKGIELEITDEDREDLTHTVDFVSFSYYMSVAQTADPEKKVAGAGNIMGGVPNPTLPASEWGWQIDPVGLRLVLNQFWDRWQKPLFIVENGLGAKDELVEVDGVKTVIDDYRIAYLNDHLVQVGEAIADGVEVLGYTSWGCIDIVSASTAQLSKRYGFIYVDRNDDGSGTLERFEKKSFGWYAEVIRTNGASLTR; from the coding sequence ATGAACACATCCACCCCTTTCCCCCCGAGCTTCCTCTGGGGCGGCGCCACCGCGGCGAACCAGGTCGAAGGCGCCTACGCGGAGGGCGGCAAGGGCCTGTCGGTTCAGGACGTCATGCCGCAGGGCATCGTCGGGCCCCGCACCGCGGCACCGACGCCCGACAACCTCAAGCTCGAGGCGGTCGACTTCTACCACCGCTACGCCGAGGACATCGCGCTGTTCGCGAAGATGGGCTTCCGCGTCTACCGGTTCTCGATCGCGTGGAGCCGCATCTTCCCCCTCGGCGACGAGTCGGAGCCCAACGAGGAGGGCCTCGCCTTCTACGACCGCGTGCTCGACGAGCTCGAGAAGCACGGCATCGAGCCCCTCGTCACGATCTCGCACTACGAGACGCCGCTGCACCTCGCCGAGACGTACGACGGCTGGACCGACCGCCGGCTCATCGGCTTCTACGAGAACTACGCCCGCACGCTCTTCGAGCGCTACGGGTCCCGCGTGCGGTACTGGCTGACCTTCAACGAGATCAACTCGCTGCTGCACGCGCCGTTCATGTCGGGCGGCATCAACACGCCGAAGGAGGAGCTCAGCGACGCACAGCTCTACCAGGCGATGCACCACGAGCTCGTGGCCTCGGCGCGCGCCACCCGGATCGCGCACGAGATCGCCCCGAACGCGCAGATCGGGTGCATGGTGCTGTCGATGCCCACCTACCCGCTCACCCCCTCCCCCGCCGACGCGCTCGCGGTCATGGACTTCGACCACTCCAACCTGGTCTACGGCGACGTCCACACCCGCGGCGCCTATCCGGGATACTTCCTGCGGACGCTGGGAGAGAAGGGCATCGAGCTCGAGATCACCGACGAGGACCGCGAGGATCTGACCCACACGGTCGACTTCGTCTCGTTCAGCTACTACATGTCCGTCGCCCAGACCGCCGACCCGGAGAAGAAGGTCGCCGGCGCGGGCAACATCATGGGCGGGGTGCCGAACCCGACGCTCCCGGCGAGCGAGTGGGGCTGGCAGATCGACCCCGTGGGGCTCCGGCTCGTGCTCAACCAGTTCTGGGACCGCTGGCAGAAGCCGCTGTTCATCGTCGAGAACGGGCTGGGCGCGAAGGACGAGCTCGTGGAGGTCGACGGCGTCAAGACCGTCATCGACGACTACCGCATCGCCTATCTCAACGACCACCTGGTGCAGGTGGGAGAGGCGATCGCGGACGGCGTCGAGGTCCTCGGCTACACCTCGTGGGGATGCATCGACATCGTGAGCGCCTCGACCGCCCAGCTGAGCAAGCGGTACGGCTTCATCTACGTCGACCGCAACGACGACGGCAGCGGCACGCTCGAGCGCTTCGAGAAGAAGTCGTTCGGCTGGTACGCCGAGGTGATCCGCACCAACGGCGCGTCCCTCACCCGCTGA
- a CDS encoding Cof-type HAD-IIB family hydrolase, whose translation MTPPRIAFLDVDGTILDHGRTIAPSTVTAIREARERGALVYLSTGRSAGDIHPAVREIGFDGAITNGGAYAVAGDVSVVAEPMPLDAVDRLEAFFQGHGIHYFLQTGEGVYADAAVQRAVEAMLASIRPHGPVDPQTAPQRPPRFRELAEIDREQVAKAVFLSDAPDAVDRARAELGDRFHVIPGSIPLPGGSNGEIGLKGVTKGSAITAVLAHLGIDAADAIGIGDSWNDVEMFEVCGTGIAMGNADPELKAIADEVTTAVLDDGVHNAFARHGLI comes from the coding sequence GTGACCCCTCCCCGCATCGCCTTCCTCGACGTCGACGGCACGATCCTCGACCACGGCCGCACCATCGCCCCCTCCACCGTGACCGCGATCCGCGAAGCGCGCGAGCGCGGCGCCCTCGTCTACCTCAGCACGGGACGCTCCGCCGGCGACATCCATCCCGCCGTGCGCGAGATCGGCTTCGACGGCGCCATCACCAACGGCGGCGCGTACGCGGTCGCCGGTGACGTGTCCGTCGTGGCCGAGCCCATGCCCCTCGACGCGGTCGACCGGCTGGAGGCGTTCTTCCAGGGCCACGGCATCCACTACTTCCTGCAGACGGGCGAGGGCGTCTACGCCGACGCCGCCGTGCAGCGCGCCGTCGAGGCGATGCTGGCCTCGATCCGCCCCCACGGGCCCGTGGACCCGCAGACCGCTCCCCAGCGGCCGCCGCGGTTCCGCGAGCTCGCCGAGATCGACCGCGAGCAGGTGGCGAAGGCCGTGTTCCTCAGCGATGCGCCGGATGCCGTCGACCGCGCCCGTGCCGAGCTCGGCGACCGGTTCCACGTGATCCCCGGCAGCATCCCGCTCCCCGGCGGCTCCAACGGCGAGATCGGGCTGAAGGGCGTGACGAAGGGCTCGGCCATCACGGCCGTGCTCGCCCACCTCGGCATCGACGCCGCCGACGCGATCGGCATCGGCGACAGCTGGAACGACGTCGAGATGTTCGAGGTCTGCGGCACCGGCATCGCGATGGGCAACGCAGACCCGGAGCTGAAGGCCATCGCGGACGAGGTCACCACCGCGGTCCTCGACGACGGCGTGCACAACGCCTTCGCGCGCCACGGACTGATCTAG
- a CDS encoding DUF4407 domain-containing protein produces MSFSAHRPGRFGSDGRIELSSETPEDEPMYLSDVRAQQGESPDAATLPIDETTPAEPVETTTPEQTASEEPEPVAQRPTTRVPRERRGRRLPLWRRLAVLGGADNEILDDVPSETSRFVQMFFVLAGTALVSALSMTFALITGVRISIWLAVPLAIVWALIIFNLDRFLTSTMRSTRNLWRLLGLALPRVIMAALIGIVVAEPLVLQVFHNDIAREVTSTNVVQAQTDQDAVANGPEKQALDAASASLAALQNQAATGIVAGTSSTSAESVAAQATVDQLTTQLADQQKVIDQARALYQCELTGEGAGTVPGCTGLQGEGASADAAKAQLAQAQSAYDALANQLTQAQATLAAANGASTEAAATSAEQNKKQAQDQLPAAQAQYDAALAAYNDRAAAVAGGNADAVGLLSQIGALERLSEREPTLAWAHWLIAALFFMIELLPVLVKVLTSYGDPSLYEKAETMRKQVALDRVTAKTWRERAAIVTAPPSATSP; encoded by the coding sequence GTGTCCTTCTCCGCCCACAGGCCCGGCCGTTTCGGCTCCGACGGCCGCATCGAGCTCTCGTCCGAGACGCCCGAGGACGAGCCGATGTACCTGAGCGACGTCCGTGCGCAGCAGGGCGAGAGCCCGGATGCGGCGACCCTGCCCATCGACGAGACCACGCCGGCCGAGCCGGTCGAGACCACGACGCCCGAGCAGACGGCATCAGAGGAGCCCGAGCCGGTCGCGCAGCGGCCGACGACGCGCGTGCCCCGTGAGCGACGCGGACGACGGCTCCCGCTGTGGCGGCGGCTCGCGGTGCTGGGCGGGGCCGACAACGAGATCCTCGACGACGTGCCGAGCGAGACGTCCCGCTTCGTGCAGATGTTCTTCGTGCTCGCCGGGACCGCGCTCGTCTCCGCCCTGTCGATGACGTTCGCGCTCATCACGGGCGTGCGGATCTCGATCTGGCTCGCGGTGCCGCTCGCGATCGTGTGGGCGCTCATCATCTTCAACCTCGATCGCTTCCTCACCTCGACGATGCGCTCCACGCGCAACCTCTGGCGGCTCCTCGGGCTCGCGTTGCCCCGCGTCATCATGGCCGCGCTCATCGGCATCGTCGTCGCCGAGCCCCTCGTCCTGCAGGTGTTCCACAACGACATCGCTCGCGAGGTGACCTCGACCAACGTCGTGCAGGCCCAGACCGATCAGGACGCGGTCGCCAACGGCCCCGAGAAGCAGGCGCTGGATGCGGCATCCGCCTCCCTCGCCGCCCTGCAGAACCAGGCCGCCACCGGCATCGTGGCGGGGACCTCCTCGACCTCGGCCGAGTCGGTCGCCGCCCAGGCGACGGTGGACCAGCTCACGACCCAGCTGGCGGACCAGCAGAAGGTCATCGACCAGGCGAGAGCGCTGTACCAGTGCGAGCTGACGGGCGAAGGGGCCGGCACGGTCCCCGGCTGCACCGGTCTGCAGGGCGAGGGCGCGAGCGCGGATGCGGCGAAGGCTCAGCTGGCGCAGGCGCAGTCGGCGTACGACGCGCTCGCGAACCAGCTCACCCAGGCGCAGGCGACGCTGGCCGCCGCGAACGGCGCCAGCACCGAGGCCGCCGCGACCTCCGCCGAGCAGAACAAGAAGCAGGCCCAGGACCAGCTGCCGGCGGCGCAGGCGCAGTACGACGCCGCGCTCGCCGCCTACAACGATCGGGCGGCGGCCGTCGCCGGCGGGAACGCGGATGCGGTCGGCCTGCTCAGTCAGATCGGCGCGCTCGAGCGGCTGTCCGAGCGAGAGCCGACGCTGGCCTGGGCGCACTGGCTGATCGCAGCGCTGTTCTTCATGATCGAGCTGTTGCCGGTGCTCGTGAAGGTGCTGACGAGCTACGGCGACCCCTCGCTCTACGAGAAGGCCGAGACCATGCGCAAGCAGGTCGCGCTCGACCGGGTGACGGCGAAGACCTGGCGCGAACGCGCCGCGATCGTCACCGCGCCTCCCTCCGCGACATCCCCCTAG
- a CDS encoding NAD(P)-dependent oxidoreductase produces MTDTPPLAGKTILMSGGSRGIGLAIALRAARDGANIALLAKTDAPHPKLEGTVHTAAEQIREAGGQALPIVGDVRDEDSITQAVLKTAGEFGGIDVVVNNASVIDLSGSLQLSTKKYDLMQDVNVRGTFLLSRAALPMLTEAANPHILSLSPPLNLSPRWLGAHTGYTLAKYGMTMATLGLAAEFAKDGVAANTLWPRTTIATAAVQFSLGGERMMRASRTPEIYADAAYEVITQPARTYTGQTLVVEDVLEAAGVTDFARYAAVPGTPDTELFPDIFLD; encoded by the coding sequence GTGACCGACACCCCGCCCCTGGCAGGCAAGACCATCCTGATGTCCGGCGGGAGCCGCGGCATCGGGCTCGCGATCGCCCTGCGCGCGGCGCGGGACGGCGCGAACATCGCGCTCCTGGCCAAGACCGACGCGCCGCATCCCAAGCTCGAGGGCACCGTGCACACGGCGGCCGAGCAGATCCGGGAGGCGGGCGGGCAGGCGCTGCCGATCGTCGGCGACGTGCGCGACGAGGACTCGATCACGCAGGCGGTGCTGAAGACCGCGGGGGAGTTCGGAGGGATCGATGTCGTCGTCAACAACGCGAGCGTCATCGACCTGTCGGGGTCGCTCCAGCTCTCGACGAAGAAATACGACCTCATGCAGGACGTCAACGTCCGCGGCACGTTCCTGCTCTCGCGCGCCGCGCTGCCGATGCTCACCGAGGCGGCGAACCCCCACATCCTCTCCCTCTCGCCGCCGCTGAACCTCTCCCCGCGCTGGCTGGGGGCCCACACCGGCTACACGCTCGCCAAGTACGGCATGACGATGGCGACCCTGGGGCTTGCGGCGGAGTTCGCGAAGGACGGCGTGGCCGCCAACACGCTGTGGCCTCGGACGACGATCGCGACGGCTGCCGTGCAGTTCTCGCTCGGCGGCGAGCGGATGATGCGCGCGAGCCGCACGCCCGAGATCTACGCGGACGCGGCGTACGAGGTGATCACGCAGCCGGCGCGCACGTACACGGGGCAGACGCTCGTGGTCGAGGACGTCCTGGAGGCCGCGGGGGTCACCGACTTCGCGCGCTATGCGGCGGTGCCCGGCACTCCGGACACGGAGCTGTTCCCCGACATCTTCCTGGACTGA
- a CDS encoding enoyl-CoA hydratase/isomerase family protein, protein MSDTIRYEAHGGLARLTLNRPASLNAMDFEMGERWRELTHRVADDPDIRAVILDAEGPAFCAGGDVIAMSAQESGIGASITAMAHVIHDGIRALTSSDTPVVAAVQGAVAGGGLGLMLAADYVVAGERARFVSRYANIGLTPDLGVTTLLPAAIGRTRALRLLLQDETIDAATALDWGLVSEVADDPAARAEQIARFWLDGAAAAFGQAKRLVRAGAGRTFEENLADEAVTIGAASETDAARTRIRAFAAASARTATKEKP, encoded by the coding sequence ATGAGCGACACGATCCGCTACGAGGCGCACGGCGGCCTGGCCCGGCTCACGCTCAACCGCCCCGCCTCGCTCAACGCCATGGACTTCGAGATGGGGGAGCGCTGGCGCGAGCTCACCCATCGCGTCGCCGACGATCCCGACATCCGGGCGGTGATCCTGGATGCGGAGGGCCCGGCCTTCTGCGCCGGCGGCGACGTGATCGCGATGTCGGCGCAGGAGTCGGGCATCGGCGCGTCGATCACCGCGATGGCGCACGTCATCCACGACGGCATCCGTGCGCTCACGAGCAGCGACACCCCGGTCGTGGCCGCCGTCCAGGGCGCCGTCGCCGGCGGCGGGCTCGGGCTCATGCTCGCGGCCGACTACGTCGTCGCGGGCGAGCGCGCCCGGTTCGTCTCGCGCTACGCGAACATCGGGCTGACCCCCGACCTCGGCGTCACGACGCTGCTGCCCGCCGCGATCGGCCGGACGCGCGCGCTCCGGCTGCTGCTGCAGGACGAGACGATCGATGCCGCGACGGCCCTGGACTGGGGCCTCGTGAGCGAGGTCGCCGACGACCCCGCCGCCCGGGCGGAGCAGATCGCGCGGTTCTGGCTCGACGGCGCCGCGGCGGCGTTCGGCCAGGCCAAGCGGCTCGTGCGCGCGGGCGCCGGTCGCACGTTCGAGGAGAACCTGGCGGACGAGGCCGTCACGATCGGGGCGGCGTCCGAGACGGATGCCGCCCGCACCCGCATCCGCGCGTTCGCCGCCGCGTCCGCCCGCACCGCCACGAAGGAGAAGCCGTGA
- a CDS encoding SDR family NAD(P)-dependent oxidoreductase, with the protein MDITGSSALVTGGASGLGLATATALAAAGAAVTIVDLEGSPGPARAAELGGSFIAADVTSPEQIAAAVERAAAPAPLRLVVNCAGIAPPAKVLDREGEPTPLADFERLVRVNLIGTYNVIAQAAAVMARNDPAAGGDRGVIVNTASVAAFDGQIGQPAYSASKGGVHAMTLPVARELARHGIRVCTIAPGIMETPMLKGLPQAAQDSLGQQVPYPSRLGRPDEYASLVLEIVRNGYLNGETIRLDGAIRMAPR; encoded by the coding sequence ATGGACATCACGGGTTCGTCCGCCCTTGTGACCGGAGGGGCCAGCGGCCTCGGGCTCGCGACGGCGACCGCTCTCGCCGCCGCGGGCGCCGCCGTCACGATCGTCGACCTCGAGGGCTCGCCGGGCCCCGCGCGGGCCGCGGAGCTCGGCGGCTCCTTCATCGCCGCCGACGTCACGAGCCCCGAGCAGATCGCCGCGGCGGTCGAGCGCGCCGCCGCACCGGCCCCGCTGCGCCTGGTCGTCAACTGCGCCGGAATCGCCCCGCCGGCCAAGGTGCTCGACCGCGAGGGCGAGCCCACCCCGCTCGCCGACTTCGAGAGGCTCGTGCGCGTGAACCTCATCGGCACGTACAACGTGATCGCCCAGGCCGCGGCGGTCATGGCCCGCAACGATCCCGCCGCCGGGGGCGACCGGGGCGTCATCGTGAACACCGCGAGCGTCGCCGCCTTCGACGGCCAGATCGGCCAGCCGGCCTACTCCGCCTCCAAGGGGGGCGTGCACGCCATGACCCTTCCCGTGGCGCGCGAGCTCGCCCGCCACGGCATCCGGGTGTGCACGATCGCGCCGGGGATCATGGAGACCCCGATGCTCAAGGGATTGCCCCAGGCCGCGCAGGACTCGCTCGGACAGCAGGTGCCCTACCCGTCTCGGCTCGGCCGACCGGACGAGTACGCCTCGCTCGTGCTCGAGATCGTCCGCAACGGCTACCTCAACGGCGAGACCATCCGACTCGACGGCGCGATCCGGATGGCGCCGCGATGA
- a CDS encoding energy-coupling factor transporter transmembrane protein EcfT yields the protein MSLFTMDVARSPLARVNPVAKLAATLAVSVTLLLSIDPVSAGVALAATLVLLPFARLPARAVWLRLWPIVVAALIAGAGTVLYGRASGEVFFHWGLVRVSEGSLDLAIAIVLRVLAIAVPSVLLFATTDPTDLADGLAQVLRLPARFVLGALAGLRLVGLLVADWRELGMARRARGVADRGRIRRFLGQAFALLVLAIRRGTKLATAMEARGFGARGARSWARPSRLGWRDAVLVAIAIAVAAASVVAAVIAGTWTLVFAL from the coding sequence ATGAGCCTGTTCACGATGGATGTCGCCCGCAGCCCGCTCGCGCGCGTCAACCCGGTCGCGAAGCTCGCGGCGACGCTCGCCGTCTCGGTGACGCTGCTGCTCTCGATCGACCCGGTCTCCGCCGGTGTCGCGCTGGCGGCGACCCTCGTGCTGCTGCCCTTCGCGCGGCTGCCCGCGCGGGCGGTGTGGCTCCGCCTCTGGCCGATCGTCGTCGCGGCGCTCATCGCCGGCGCCGGCACCGTGCTCTACGGGCGCGCCTCCGGGGAGGTCTTCTTCCACTGGGGACTCGTGCGCGTGAGCGAGGGCTCGCTGGATCTGGCGATCGCGATCGTGCTGCGCGTGCTGGCGATCGCGGTGCCCTCCGTTCTGCTGTTCGCCACGACCGACCCCACCGATCTCGCCGACGGGCTCGCCCAGGTGCTGCGCCTGCCCGCCCGTTTCGTCCTCGGCGCGCTCGCCGGGCTTCGCCTGGTCGGCCTCCTCGTCGCCGACTGGCGCGAGCTCGGGATGGCGCGGCGTGCCCGCGGCGTCGCCGACCGCGGCCGCATCCGTCGTTTCCTCGGCCAGGCGTTCGCGCTGCTCGTGCTCGCGATCCGGCGGGGCACGAAGCTGGCGACCGCGATGGAGGCACGGGGTTTCGGCGCGCGCGGAGCCCGCAGCTGGGCGCGGCCGTCCCGCCTCGGGTGGCGCGACGCGGTGCTGGTCGCGATCGCGATCGCGGTGGCGGCCGCATCCGTCGTCGCAGCCGTGATCGCGGGCACCTGGACCCTGGTCTTCGCCCTGTAG